A stretch of the Oenococcus sp. UCMA 16435 genome encodes the following:
- the ilvA gene encoding threonine ammonia-lyase IlvA, whose amino-acid sequence MDAMAEKELLKKEDIEEAYKVLRPIIKRTPLQYDAYLSQKHHCNVYLKREDLQVVRSFKIRGAYYAISKTAKTVRQKGIVCASAGNHAQGVAWTCHKMKIPAVIFMPTTTPHQKVDQVNFFGGNEVTIKLTGDTFDSAAQSAKDFCQRNKLTFIAPFDNKYTIAGQGTIACEIFADALSHNITVDYLFSAVGGGGLISGLAAYSKDVSPKTKIVGVEPAGAASMTAALNLGHPVTLDNIDKFVDGAAVKTVGKLTYRNTKKYVDQMISVAEGHVCTTLLELYSKEAIVAEPAGALSVAALDDQHIDIAGKTIVCVISGGNNDIGRMQEIKERSLIYEGYQRYFIVNFPQRPGALREFVNKILNKDDDISKFEYTKKANLGKGPVLIGINLGKRKNIGPLQERLRKFDPYYIDLKDNQTLYEMMI is encoded by the coding sequence ATGGATGCGATGGCAGAAAAAGAATTGCTGAAAAAAGAAGATATCGAAGAAGCATATAAGGTGTTACGCCCGATTATTAAACGGACGCCTCTCCAATATGACGCATACTTATCTCAAAAACATCATTGCAATGTTTATTTAAAAAGAGAGGATCTGCAAGTAGTACGTTCCTTTAAGATTCGCGGTGCATATTATGCAATCTCCAAGACGGCAAAAACAGTTCGCCAGAAGGGAATAGTTTGTGCAAGTGCCGGTAATCATGCCCAGGGTGTAGCATGGACCTGCCATAAAATGAAGATTCCGGCCGTGATTTTCATGCCGACAACAACGCCACATCAAAAAGTGGATCAGGTTAATTTTTTTGGTGGAAACGAAGTAACGATCAAGCTCACAGGTGATACTTTTGATAGTGCGGCTCAATCTGCTAAGGATTTTTGTCAAAGAAATAAGTTGACCTTTATTGCACCTTTCGATAATAAATACACAATCGCTGGTCAGGGAACGATCGCTTGCGAGATATTTGCCGATGCCTTATCACATAACATTACGGTGGATTATTTGTTTTCAGCAGTTGGAGGCGGAGGCCTGATTAGTGGCCTCGCTGCATATTCGAAAGATGTTAGTCCTAAAACGAAAATTGTAGGAGTTGAACCTGCAGGTGCTGCCTCAATGACTGCTGCCCTCAATCTTGGGCATCCGGTCACACTTGATAATATAGATAAGTTTGTCGATGGTGCAGCCGTCAAAACAGTCGGTAAGCTGACTTATAGAAACACGAAAAAATATGTAGACCAAATGATTAGTGTTGCTGAAGGGCATGTTTGCACAACTCTGTTGGAACTTTACAGTAAAGAAGCAATTGTTGCTGAACCTGCTGGTGCACTCAGCGTCGCAGCCCTGGATGATCAGCATATAGATATAGCTGGTAAAACAATTGTTTGCGTAATTAGTGGTGGCAATAACGATATCGGAAGGATGCAGGAAATCAAGGAACGATCACTTATTTATGAAGGCTATCAACGTTACTTCATTGTGAATTTTCCGCAACGTCCTGGTGCACTCCGCGAATTCGTCAATAAAATTTTAAATAAGGACGATGATATCAGCAAGTTTGAATACACAAAAAAGGCCAATCTAGGTAAAGGTCCTGTTCTGATTGGAATTAACCTTGGAAAACGGAAAAATATTGGACCCTTGCAGGAAAGATTACGGAAATTTGATCCATATTATATTGATCTAAAAGATAATCAGACCTTGTATGAAATGATGATTTAA
- the ilvC gene encoding ketol-acid reductoisomerase produces MSVEMLYEKDVATNYLQGKKVAFIGYGAQGHAQANNLRDSGVDVIVGVRPGKSFDKAKKDGFEVYSVAEAAKKADWVQMLTPDEVMSDVYKEEVAANLQAGNVLGFSHGFNVYYKEIVAPKNVDVVMMAPKGPGNLCRRTYMEGSGVPALYATYQDASSHAEDLSKEFAKANGAARVGLLKTTFKEETDEDLFGEQNVLMGGITALIETGFEVLTEAGYSPELAFFEVDHEMKLICDLIYEGGFSKMYKDCSNTSEYGSYTRGPRVVNTESKEAMKHNLREIQDGTFAKEFMDEYRSGFKKLYSYRKEMENSKLQEVGDELRTKMPFVAQADKYSN; encoded by the coding sequence ATGTCAGTAGAAATGTTATATGAAAAGGATGTTGCAACAAATTATTTGCAAGGTAAAAAGGTTGCATTCATTGGTTATGGTGCTCAGGGACATGCACAGGCTAACAACCTGCGTGATTCGGGTGTAGATGTGATCGTTGGCGTTCGACCGGGAAAATCATTTGATAAGGCAAAGAAGGACGGATTTGAAGTCTATTCTGTTGCAGAAGCAGCTAAAAAAGCAGATTGGGTACAAATGCTAACTCCTGATGAAGTAATGTCAGATGTATATAAAGAAGAAGTTGCCGCCAACTTGCAAGCCGGTAATGTTCTTGGCTTTTCCCATGGATTCAATGTTTATTATAAAGAGATCGTCGCACCAAAAAATGTTGATGTGGTAATGATGGCGCCTAAAGGGCCGGGCAATCTATGCCGTCGTACTTATATGGAAGGTTCGGGCGTTCCAGCTCTTTATGCAACTTATCAAGATGCATCCAGTCATGCAGAAGATCTTTCTAAAGAGTTTGCTAAAGCAAACGGCGCAGCACGCGTAGGGCTTTTGAAAACAACCTTTAAAGAAGAAACTGACGAAGATTTGTTTGGCGAACAAAATGTCTTAATGGGTGGGATTACTGCCTTAATCGAAACAGGCTTTGAAGTCTTAACCGAAGCTGGTTATTCACCAGAGTTGGCATTTTTTGAAGTCGATCATGAAATGAAGCTGATCTGTGATTTGATCTATGAGGGCGGTTTTTCAAAAATGTACAAGGACTGCTCGAACACATCCGAATATGGTTCATATACAAGAGGACCGCGTGTCGTTAATACTGAATCAAAAGAAGCAATGAAACACAATCTTAGAGAGATTCAAGATGGAACATTTGCCAAAGAATTCATGGATGAATATCGTAGTGGTTTTAAAAAACTCTACAGTTACCGGAAAGAAATGGAAAATTCAAAATTACAAGAAGTTGGTGATGAGCTGCGGACAAAGATGCCCTTTGTTGCCCAAGCCGACAAATATAGCAATTAA